In the Mytilus trossulus isolate FHL-02 chromosome 1, PNRI_Mtr1.1.1.hap1, whole genome shotgun sequence genome, one interval contains:
- the LOC134726133 gene encoding protein bicaudal D homolog 1-like isoform X5 encodes MSDPSSADQSVEELRREVERLQTELAETTQEKVQAAEYGLAVLEEKQQLQQQIEEIETQYETLKQELDTAKEALNKHQDTFRKQQKSGIHHEDTFLQETATREESYKTSINELETELKSFKQSFDRSSAENERLHQAVLELQQQTDTLEDQRRQYKNDISEFRKRENRNLADYAELEEENITLQKTVSQLKQSQVEFEGMKHEIRRLHEELDDLNIQLDENTSLKKIVEKNLEEALNSLQHEREQKHSLKKELDQRINQESMFNLSNLAHMSGLSEGLPNSRSEIIDDTDEGQGEHDNPALRRIEADFQNDDTKSLVKPGPGKVNDILSEIQENEVKKLEQLLDQSEQEKGELQKALDEAQKLIEDTQQDLIEQKKRADQLKSHINSVIKERETELGMDDDSTDLDELIANETDPDKKSLLELKKNLRVNERKYSKALSEISTLNDEINNLQARGQHGTVRYDEKEFGHALEDLRNKCNQYENTIKDLEKDLKAMTMAASEAQGSLNTTQDELVKATEEMAQLYHLVCEVNGETPSRVMLDHAKAAAQLSRDGSRSSSEEKEDPNPKKNSDKSPRKTKSKAKKNYDDIKGDPISCYKLTETVIDQVKYLKRAVEHLMEVSRQRNGDNENTDVQELQEQVVKLKAMLSTKREQIATLRSVLKANKSTAEVALANLKQKYDTEKVIVTETMMKLRNELKALKEDAATFASLRAMFAQRCDEYVTQLDEMQRQLASAEEEKKTLNSLLRMAIQQKLTLTQRLEDLEFDRERRNMRRSGQGGRNKMGTSKNEF; translated from the exons ATGTCAGATCCAAGTAGTGCCGACCAGTCTGTTGAAGAGTTGAGGCGGGAAGTCGAGCGACTGCAGACAGAACTTGCCGAGACGACACAAGAAAAGGTGCAAGCCGCTGAGTACGGACTTGCAGTGTTAGAGGAAAAACAGCAACTTCAACAGCAAATCGAAGAAATAGAGACACAATATGAAACATTAAAGCAAGAACTAGACACAGCTAAAGag GCATTAAACAAACATCAGGACACATTTCGTAAGCAACAAAAAAGTGGAATTCACCATGAAGACACATTCCTACAGGAAACAGCTACAAGGGaagaaagttataaaacatCAATCAATGAACTTGAGACTGaattaaaatcattcaaacagtCCTTCGATCGGAGCTCAGCGGAAAATGAGCGATTACATCAAGCAGTTTTGGAATTACAACAACAAACTGATACATTAGAAGATCAAAGAAGACAATACAAAAATGACATTTCCGAGTTCAGAAAACGGGAAAATCGAAATTTGGCTGATTATGCTGAACTCGAAGAAGAAAACATTACACTCCAAAAAACAGTTTCTCAGTTAAAACAGAGTCAGGTTGAATTTGAAGGAATGAAACATGAAATTCGAAGACTTCATGAAGAACTTGACGATCTTAACATTCAATTGGATGAAAatacaagtttgaaaaaaattgttgaaaaaaatttaGAAGAAGCATTAAATTCATTACAACATGAGCGAGAACAAAAACATTCACTCAAGAAAGAACTTGACCAAAGAATTAATCAAGAATCTATGTTTAACTTAAGTAATTTAGCTCACATGAGCGGGCTCAGTGAAGGACTACCAAATAGTAGATCAGAAATTATTGATGATACTGATGAAGGACAGGGTGAACACGATAATCCTGCATTAAGGAGGATAGAGGCAGACTTCCAAAATGATGATACAAAATCTCTCGTTAAACCAGGTCCTGGTAAAGTGAATGACATTCTAAGTGAAATTCAAGAGAACGAGGTGAAAAAATTAGAACAGCTTTTAGATCAAAGTGAACAAGAAAAAGGTGAACTTCAAAAAGCTTTAGATGAGGCTCAAAAGCTGATTGAGGATACTCAGCAGGACCTTATAGAACAAAAGAAACGTGCCGATCAATTGAAATCTCATATAAATTCTGTGATAAAGGAAAGAGAGACGGAGCTTGGCATGGATGATGATTCAACCGATTTAGATGAATTAATAGCCAATGAAACTGATCCAGATAAGAAATCGTTACTGGAACTGAAAAAGAATCTCCGTGTTAATGAAAGGAAATATTCCAAAGCCCTTTCTGAAATAAGTACCCTTAATGATGAGATTAACAACCTTCAAGCTAGAGGTCAGCACGGTACTGTCAGATATGACGAGAAAGAATTCGGTCATGCTTTAGAGGACCTCAGGAATAAGTGTAATCAGtatgaaaatacaattaaagacttagagaaagatttgaaagccaTGACAATGGCTGCTTCAGAGGCTCAGGGAAGTTTGAATACAACTCAAGATGAACTTGTAAAGGCCACAGAAGAAATGGCACAGCTTTATCATCTTGTATGTGAAGTGAATGGTGAAACACCAAGCAGAGTTATGCTTGATCATGCCAAAGCTGCGGCACAGTTGTCTCGAGATGGTTCACGTAGCAGTAGTGAAGAGAAAGAAGACCCTAACCCTAAAAAGAATAGTGATAAATCACCAAGGAAGACCAAATCAAAAGCTAAGAAGAATTATGATGATATCAAAGGTGATCCGATATCATGTTACAAACTTACAGAAACCGTCATCGATCAGGTTAAATACTTGAAGAGGGCAGTAGAGCATTTGATGGAAGTGTCACGACAACGTAATGGCGATAACGAGAATACAGATGTTCAGGAATTACAAGAACAAGTTGTTAAATTGAAAGCCATGTTGTCTACAAAACGAGAACAAATAGCAACATTGAGAAGTGTGCTCAAAGCAAACAAATCAACTGCTGAAGTAGCTTTAGCTAAtctgaaacaaaaatatgacaCTGAAAAAGTGATTGTCACTGAGACAATGATGAAGCTGAGAAATGAACTGAAAGCATTGAAAGAAGATGCAGCCACATTTGCATCTCTAAGAGCAATGTTTGCACAGCGTTGTGATGAATATGTCACACAACTGGATGAAATGCAGAGACAGTTGGCGAGCGCAGAGGAAGAGAAGAAGACATTGAATTCATTATTACGAATGGCAATTCAACAAAAACTTACCCTTACACAGAGGTTGGAAGATCTGGAATTTGACAGAGAACGTCGGAATATGCGTAGAAGCGGACAAGGCGGACGCAATAAAATGGGGACTTCCAAA AATGAATTCTGA
- the LOC134726133 gene encoding protein bicaudal D homolog 1-like isoform X6 codes for MSDPSSADQSVEELRREVERLQTELAETTQEKVQAAEYGLAVLEEKQQLQQQIEEIETQYETLKQELDTAKEALNKHQDTFRKQQKSGIHHEDTFLQETATREESYKTSINELETELKSFKQSFDRSSAENERLHQAVLELQQQTDTLEDQRRQYKNDISEFRKRENRNLADYAELEEENITLQKTVSQLKQSQVEFEGMKHEIRRLHEELDDLNIQLDENTSLKKIVEKNLEEALNSLQHEREQKHSLKKELDQRINQESMFNLSNLAHMSGLSEGLPNSRSEIIDDTDEGQGEHDNPALRRIEADFQNDDTKSLVKPGPGKVNDILSEIQENEVKKLEQLLDQSEQEKGELQKALDEAQKLIEDTQQDLIEQKKRADQLKSHINSVIKERETELGMDDDSTDLDELIANETDPDKKSLLELKKNLRVNERKYSKALSEISTLNDEINNLQARGQHGTVRYDEKEFGHALEDLRNKCNQYENTIKDLEKDLKAMTMAASEAQGSLNTTQDELVKATEEMAQLYHLVCEVNGETPSRVMLDHAKAAAQLSRDGSRSSSEEKEDPNPKKNSDKSPRKTKSKAKKNYDDIKGDPISCYKLTETVIDQVKYLKRAVEHLMEVSRQRNGDNENTDVQELQEQVVKLKAMLSTKREQIATLRSVLKANKSTAEVALANLKQKYDTEKVIVTETMMKLRNELKALKEDAATFASLRAMFAQRCDEYVTQLDEMQRQLASAEEEKKTLNSLLRMAIQQKLTLTQRLEDLEFDRERRNMRRSGQGGRNKMGTSKC; via the exons ATGTCAGATCCAAGTAGTGCCGACCAGTCTGTTGAAGAGTTGAGGCGGGAAGTCGAGCGACTGCAGACAGAACTTGCCGAGACGACACAAGAAAAGGTGCAAGCCGCTGAGTACGGACTTGCAGTGTTAGAGGAAAAACAGCAACTTCAACAGCAAATCGAAGAAATAGAGACACAATATGAAACATTAAAGCAAGAACTAGACACAGCTAAAGag GCATTAAACAAACATCAGGACACATTTCGTAAGCAACAAAAAAGTGGAATTCACCATGAAGACACATTCCTACAGGAAACAGCTACAAGGGaagaaagttataaaacatCAATCAATGAACTTGAGACTGaattaaaatcattcaaacagtCCTTCGATCGGAGCTCAGCGGAAAATGAGCGATTACATCAAGCAGTTTTGGAATTACAACAACAAACTGATACATTAGAAGATCAAAGAAGACAATACAAAAATGACATTTCCGAGTTCAGAAAACGGGAAAATCGAAATTTGGCTGATTATGCTGAACTCGAAGAAGAAAACATTACACTCCAAAAAACAGTTTCTCAGTTAAAACAGAGTCAGGTTGAATTTGAAGGAATGAAACATGAAATTCGAAGACTTCATGAAGAACTTGACGATCTTAACATTCAATTGGATGAAAatacaagtttgaaaaaaattgttgaaaaaaatttaGAAGAAGCATTAAATTCATTACAACATGAGCGAGAACAAAAACATTCACTCAAGAAAGAACTTGACCAAAGAATTAATCAAGAATCTATGTTTAACTTAAGTAATTTAGCTCACATGAGCGGGCTCAGTGAAGGACTACCAAATAGTAGATCAGAAATTATTGATGATACTGATGAAGGACAGGGTGAACACGATAATCCTGCATTAAGGAGGATAGAGGCAGACTTCCAAAATGATGATACAAAATCTCTCGTTAAACCAGGTCCTGGTAAAGTGAATGACATTCTAAGTGAAATTCAAGAGAACGAGGTGAAAAAATTAGAACAGCTTTTAGATCAAAGTGAACAAGAAAAAGGTGAACTTCAAAAAGCTTTAGATGAGGCTCAAAAGCTGATTGAGGATACTCAGCAGGACCTTATAGAACAAAAGAAACGTGCCGATCAATTGAAATCTCATATAAATTCTGTGATAAAGGAAAGAGAGACGGAGCTTGGCATGGATGATGATTCAACCGATTTAGATGAATTAATAGCCAATGAAACTGATCCAGATAAGAAATCGTTACTGGAACTGAAAAAGAATCTCCGTGTTAATGAAAGGAAATATTCCAAAGCCCTTTCTGAAATAAGTACCCTTAATGATGAGATTAACAACCTTCAAGCTAGAGGTCAGCACGGTACTGTCAGATATGACGAGAAAGAATTCGGTCATGCTTTAGAGGACCTCAGGAATAAGTGTAATCAGtatgaaaatacaattaaagacttagagaaagatttgaaagccaTGACAATGGCTGCTTCAGAGGCTCAGGGAAGTTTGAATACAACTCAAGATGAACTTGTAAAGGCCACAGAAGAAATGGCACAGCTTTATCATCTTGTATGTGAAGTGAATGGTGAAACACCAAGCAGAGTTATGCTTGATCATGCCAAAGCTGCGGCACAGTTGTCTCGAGATGGTTCACGTAGCAGTAGTGAAGAGAAAGAAGACCCTAACCCTAAAAAGAATAGTGATAAATCACCAAGGAAGACCAAATCAAAAGCTAAGAAGAATTATGATGATATCAAAGGTGATCCGATATCATGTTACAAACTTACAGAAACCGTCATCGATCAGGTTAAATACTTGAAGAGGGCAGTAGAGCATTTGATGGAAGTGTCACGACAACGTAATGGCGATAACGAGAATACAGATGTTCAGGAATTACAAGAACAAGTTGTTAAATTGAAAGCCATGTTGTCTACAAAACGAGAACAAATAGCAACATTGAGAAGTGTGCTCAAAGCAAACAAATCAACTGCTGAAGTAGCTTTAGCTAAtctgaaacaaaaatatgacaCTGAAAAAGTGATTGTCACTGAGACAATGATGAAGCTGAGAAATGAACTGAAAGCATTGAAAGAAGATGCAGCCACATTTGCATCTCTAAGAGCAATGTTTGCACAGCGTTGTGATGAATATGTCACACAACTGGATGAAATGCAGAGACAGTTGGCGAGCGCAGAGGAAGAGAAGAAGACATTGAATTCATTATTACGAATGGCAATTCAACAAAAACTTACCCTTACACAGAGGTTGGAAGATCTGGAATTTGACAGAGAACGTCGGAATATGCGTAGAAGCGGACAAGGCGGACGCAATAAAATGGGGACTTCCAAA tgCTAG